A stretch of the Lineus longissimus chromosome 12, tnLinLong1.2, whole genome shotgun sequence genome encodes the following:
- the LOC135496704 gene encoding E3 ubiquitin-protein ligase TRIM63-like — MSSKNEELVPSRTRKPYTKTVRMHGFTVTADIRPGSPPHSRATSSPVCRPTDSSDSRSQGPSNRKGQQQGSKMSGAKALPDIEKELECSICCDMKTAPKIVGQCYHTFCRDCLVEYIKSRKSKGKTKTNSFPCPHCRSRCPLPSEGADGLKDDFTAANIIEHLKAAESKAAWAAPPMLGCRDCKVKGTATDASFVCDACDFDLCEECKDHHLIKTLPQGDHYIYQICSDHRRRMKHYCANCNTLVCAECMESHESNASCQIEPYKNVISYMLADVVAEVEAVVTLKQTVSNQVAKALESAEETEKKGKELRKQIFPGLNAVRNEVEVMDLELKRLMTSRQKKKAEEKKLENLLKDIEKCCEENSTETTTYRTTLSTESARIDQAKQSISELQEAKLLGEHHKEQVTQCQTTMKAVLLSLDGLSKSVKAAETRHLPDYPEASTSLKSFLDNGLFSSLKAKCSPDKTRHT, encoded by the exons ATGAGCTCGAAAAACGAAGAGTTGGTTCCCTCCCGAACCCGTAAACCCTACACGAAAACCGTGCGTATGCATGGATTTACTGTAACCGCCGATATCAGACCCGGGTCGCCTCCTCATTCACGCGCTACCTCCTCTCCGGTGTGCCGACCGACGGATTCGTCCGATTCTAGGTCACAGGGACCCTCAAATCGTAAG GGCCAACAACAAGGCAGCAAGATGTCTGGCGCAAAAGCTCTCCCAGATATTGAAAAGGAACTGGAGTGTTCAATCTGTTGCGACATGAAAACTGCCCCAAAGATCGTTGGGCAATGCTACCATACCTTCTGCAGGGACTGCCTCGTGGAGTACATCAAGTCACGCAAGAGCAAGGGCAAGACGAAGACTAACTCCTTTCCATGTCCGCATTGCCGCTCGCGATGTCCGCTGCCGAGTGAAGGCGCGGATGGTTTAAAGGACGACTTTACGGCTGCGAATATCATCGAGCATTTGAAAGCGGCTGAATCCAAAGCGGCTTGGGCAGCCCCGCCGATGCTAGGATGCCGCGATTGCAAGGTGAAGGGGACGGCAACGGATGCCTCGTTTGTCTGCGACGCGTGTGATTTCGATCTCTGCGAGGAGTGTAAGGATCATCACTTGATCAAAACACTTCCGCAAGGGGACCATTACATCTACCAGATTTGTTCCGACCATCGGAGGCGGATGAAACACTACTGCGCCAACTGTAATACGCTGGTGTGCGCCGAGTGCATGGAGAGTCACGAATCGAACGCTTCCTGTCAGATTGAGCCGTACAAGAATGTCATCTCGTACATGTTAGCGGACGTCGTGGCCGAAGTGGAAGCAGTGGTGACCCTGAAACAAACAGTGAGCAATCAGGTTGCGAAAGCCCTGGAGTCTGCGGAAGAAACCGAAAAAAAGGGTAAAGAACTACGCAAGCAAATTTTTCCGGGACTTAACGCTGTTCGTAATGAAGTAGAAGTGATGGACCTTGAGCTAAAAAGGCTGATGACCAGCAGGCAAAAGAAGAAAGCAGAGGAGAAAAAGTTGGAGAATCTTCTGAAGGATATCGAAAAGTGTTGCGAGGAAAACTCCACCGAGACCACAACCTATCGGACAACCTTATCAACCGAAAGTGCCCGGATTGACCAAGCAAAGCAGTCGATTTCAGAGCTGCAGGAAGCCAAGTTACTTGGCGAACATCACAAGGAACAGGTTACACAGTGTCAGACAACAATGAAAGCAGTGTTGTTGTCTCTTGATGGACTCTCCAAGTCTGTGAAGGCTGCAGAGACTCGCCATCTCCCGGATTATCCTGAAGCTAGCACATCCTTGAAGTCTTTCCTTGACAATGGCCTGTTCTCAAGTCTTAAGGCAAAGTGCTCCCCAGATAAGACCAGGCATACataa
- the LOC135496705 gene encoding glycerol kinase-like produces MADDRHPLVGAVDEGTSSTRFLIFDSKTAELLTYHQCEFPQIYPKEGWVEQDPIEILKAVYECIEKAVENLKALNIDPGDIKTIGVTNQRETTVVWDKITGKPLHNAIVWLDLRTSSTVKKLLAKTPGENKDYLRPKCGLPISTYFSALKLRWLIDNCQAVRDAIKAETCMFGTVDSWLLWNMTGGTEGGIHITDVTNASRTMLMDIHSLKWDKQLCKFFDVPMYILPEIRSSSEIYGHLTVGCLKGLPISGILGDQQAALVGQCCFQSGQAKNTYGTGCFLLYNTGPNAVVSEHGLLTTVGYQLGKDKPVTYALEGSIAVAGGAVRWLRDNLGIISSSDEVETLAASVDTTHGCYFVPAFSGLFCPYWQSDARGIMCGLTQFTNKSHIARAVLEAVCFQTREILEAMNKDSGIAMASLQVDGGMTKNNLLMQLQADITGIQVVKPSMPETTALGAAMAAGAAEGINVWSLAPEDLTTITTENYLPHISADDRDGRFARWKKAVEKSMHWAESETSADTSLSIGGSAPIGLFIFLGFGLAILVDITSKR; encoded by the exons ATGGCGGATGATCGTCACCCCCTTGTTGGAGCAGTCGACGAAGGGACCAGCAGCACTCGATTCCTG ATCTTTGACAGCAAGACAGCTGagttattgacatatcatcagtgCGAGTTCCCACAGATTTATCCGAAGGAAGG ATGGGTTGAGCAGGATCCTATTGAGATCCTCAAAGCAGTTTATGAATGCATTGAAAAAGCCGTGGAGAATCTAAAGGCCTTGAACATTGACCCCGGGGATATAAAAA CTATCGGCGTGACAAACCAAAGAGAGACGACGGTTGTTTGGGACAAGATTACTGGAAAACCCCTGCATAATGCTATCG TGTGGTTGGATTTGAGAACGTCATCAACTGTTAAGAAACTTCTTGCTAAAACTCCCGGTGAAAACAAGGACTATTTGAGG CCGAAATGTGGTCTTCCGATTTCAACGTACTTCAGTGCCTTGAAACTGCGTTGGTTGATTGATAACTGCCAGGCCGTCCGAGATGCTATCAAAGCGGAAACATGTATGTTTGGTACTGTTGATTCGTGGTTATTATGG AACATGACTGGTGGAACTGAAGGTGGCATCCACATAACGGATGTGACCAATGCTAGTAGGACGATGTTGATGGATATTCACAGTCTCAAATGGGACAAGCAGTTGTGCAA gttttttgaTGTGCCGATGTACATCTTGCCCGAGATTAGGAGTTCCTCTGAGATTTATGGCCACCTGACGGTGGGCTGCTTGAAGGGACTACCCATATCTGGG ATTCTTGGAGACCAACAAGCCGCCCTGGTCGGACAGTGCTGCTTCCAGAGCGGCCAAGCCAAGAACACGTACGGGACGGGATGCTTCCTGTTGTATAATACCGGTCCCAATGCTGTGGTGTCTGAGCATGGCCTCCTGACAACGGTCGGGTATCAGCTGGGCAAGGATAAGCCGGTCACGTATGCATTAGAG GGCTCGATAGCTGTGGCGGGTGGCGCTGTCCGGTGGCTGAGAGACAATCTCGGGATTATTTCGTCATCGGATGAAGTCG AAACCCTGGCCGCTAGTGTTGATACAACACATGGATGTTACTTCGTCCCGGCATTCTCCGGCTTGTTCTGTCCATACTGGCAGAGTGATGCTAGGGG AATCATGTGTGGCCTGACGCAGTTTACAAACAAGTCTCACATTGCCAGAGCCGTCCTTGAGGCTGTCTGTTTCCAAACTAGAGAg ATTCTTGAAGCCATGAACAAGGACAGTGGTATCGCGATGGCCTCTCTTCAGGTGGATGGTGGGATGACAAAGAACAACCTCCTCATGCAGCTACAGGCTGACATCACTGGGATTCAAGTTG TGAAGCCGTCCATGCCCGAGACGACTGCTCTCGGCGCTGCAATGGCTGCCGGGGCTGCCGAGGGGATTAACGTATGGAGCCTTGCGCCTGAAGATCTAACAACGATAACAACCGAGAATTATCTGCCACATATTTCTGCCGATG atCGTGACGGCAGATTTGCCCGTTGGAAGAAGGCGGTTGAGAAGTCGATGCATTGGGCAGAGTCGGAGACGAGTGCTG ACACAAGCCTATCCATCGGTGGCTCCGCACCCATAGGACTATTCATCTTCTTAGGATTCGGCCTTGCTATACTTGTCGACATCACATCGAAGAGATGA